The Papaver somniferum cultivar HN1 chromosome 6, ASM357369v1, whole genome shotgun sequence genome segment ATCACGCACAGAGGCGGTTAACTCCTCGCTTCACTAACCACTTGTTTTTGGGTAGTTTCCtcctcttatatttctccttctcGTTTCCTTTTTTTGATTGATTCCGTTCGTTTTTCAATATCTAGGGTTTCATATATTTTGTTTTCCTTCTGGTATGTTCATCTCTTTTTCTCCCTCATTCTTCTGTTACATCTCTATGATTATCATCTGTAATTGATTTCGGATATCTTTTATTTGAATCTCTTTATTATAGTTAGTATTCGGTGGCTGGGTTAATTAATCCTCAATCTCGTATCTTTTTAGTGGATGGATGGATGGTTCATATTCTGAGTttggttagtttttattttttattttgttgctcTAATTTGACCTAAATCATTGTTTGGTTTAATCTTATGTAAATAAAAATCGTACCCTGATGGAATCACTGTGTTGTGAAATTTTTGATTCTATCTTCACTGTTTTTTGCTACTGAATACTGATCTGTATGCTTAGTTTAGATTGTATATATATGACGATTTATGTTGCATTGCATTGCATGTAtaaatgtgtgtgtgtgtgtgtgtctaTCCTTTGGCTGTCTTGTACGTTAGATACTTTATTTTGCAACTAGTCCACATTTAGAGTAATATCATTTGCTTGACTAGACACAGATGAGTTTATGGTATTTTAGAAAGTATCTTTTCCTTTTACAAGCACAAGGAGTGTTCTAGTTATGAATCTCTTTCAGCGATGAGAATCCTGATAAATTTCCATagtgtgtttattttgatttttgtataGTTATTACTTTTGTTTCGATTGCTCCAAGATGATACTAAGATCTGCAAGAGTTTCTGTCTGTACCTTTTCACATCTCTCATGTTTTAATAGTGTACCGTGTACTTAGAATCCCTTGATGTGTCTTAGCCATCACTATCGCTGCTGAACTTGGTAGCCTTACCTAAGGAAATTCATGGACGTCAAAGGGGATCAGGAGAAAAGTCATTCCAGAGGCGGTCCTCCCATTTTTGGTGCAATATTCATGTGCAACCGCAGGACAAAACAAGAATGTTTTGAACGATGTCTTTTTGGCCTTCCATCTTCTCAAGCATATTTTGTGAATAAAATTAAATATGGAACGGTTTTGTTTCTTTTCGAGTACGAGGAGAGAAAACTTTATGGTGTGTTTCGGGCTAACTCAGACGGTGCCATGAATATTAAACCAAATGCATTCAAGTCTTCAGGGAAGCAATTTCCTGCTCAGGTCCGTCTTTTAAGTACGCGTTGGACTACTTGAGTCAGATACCTAAGATCCTCTTACCAATATCCTCTTCGAGTATTTGCTATTCACATGTTCAGAAATGTAAAAACTATGTAATTTACTAGTTTGCCTTTTCATATTCAGGTTTCCTTCAGGAGCCAATGGAAATGCCATCCGGTTTCAGAAAGTGAGTTCCGTGATGCTGTTAAAGATAATTACTATACAAAGGAAAAGTTTGGTTTTGGTCTCTCTGAGGATCAGGTTTGCCTATTTTATATTGTTAGTCATGGAAATTCTGCTGCACAATCTTATCGGATTGCTTCATTAGCATCTAAAACCTGTTCATCTGAATAAACCTCTTCATCTGAATACAGGTTCACAAGCTGCTGCTTTTGTTTAGCACAAGAATCAAGGATAGCTCACTGCGATCCAAGAGTCTAACAACTAGCACCGAAGCAATGAGGAAATGTGGGAAATCTGGTTTGGGAACAGTTAGTGTATCTGGGAATGGCAGGAGGGTTGTTACAACTGATAGAGCTGGGACTGAAGAGGGTAGGGACAACGCCTCAGTCAGAATGAACACGACAGGGTACCGTATGTCGCCTAGGCCTAACCGGATCAGTCATCGCTTGGGAAGTTCTGAGAAACACTTTCCAAGAAGAGATGATCGTGATAACCAGCTTATGGATGCTTCCTACAACGGTGCTTACATGTCTGAAGATCCACGATATCATCGCTTGGGAAGTTCTGAAAAACACTTTCCAAGAAGAGATGATTGTGATAACCAGCTTATGAATGCTTCCTACAACGGTGCTTACATTTCTGAAGATCCACGATATCATTTTGGAAATTCATCATCACTCAGTGTAGATAACCGCACCACTCCTGCACATGAACATACATCTCATTCCAAGACTTTACCAGATAGTTTCTATCCAGATTGTAGAAGCCAGCTGATTCCAGCAACCCACTTAGAACCAGTTAGCTCGGTCGCACCAGATAGTTCCTATGCAGGTTATGGAAGCCAGCTGATTCCAACAAGCCACTTAGAACCAGAAAGCTCGATTGTACCAACCGTAAGATTTCATAATCCAAATGCCATTATTGATAACCCTCAAGATTACATACCACTCAAATCTGATGTTCGAATTCCAGAGTATGGTTATCATGGCAACCAGGACTCAGCTTCCAGTAATTTTGAGATGTACCCTGATCACTTGATACCCGATAACTCTGTATCAAGAATGCCTGGTTTAAGAAATGAAATCTTTGAAAGGGAAAATACATTTTCTTTATCCTTCGGCCTGGCTTCAGGTACTGGTGCCTCTCCTGTGCATCACCATGGTTGTGTTGGTGAAGGATTACGGTATTGGAAGATGGACACATCAACTGCTCTTCCCCTGGAAATCAATGACAATCCCACCCCTCAGTTGGACTATTATTCCCGAGAATCTCAAAAATTGGATCCAGGTGAAAGTCTTAGGTATGATTATTCAACTGAAGACATTAAGGACTATCGGACTCACGTAAGCCTTCGTTCTGATACTCACAAATCAAGAAGAAGTGTGTTTTCTCGTTTGAATAAGGTTAAAGGCAGCATTACCAAGAATCAGCATAGTAAAGGTAACACTGAAAGTGACATGACAGTGGAGCAACTCATGGGTGAATTGCACTATCAGAACAGAACTAGGAAGGAGATGGGAAACTCTGGACAATCTGTTGCTCGTGACGACACTAACAGAAATTTTAAACGGCATATTGCTCTGGATGTTGATAACAGAAACACAAAATGGCATACTGCTCGTAATGATGATCTTGGTTGTAGTAAGAAAAACTTAAGAGGGTCTGTAGATCACGGTAATGATGATCTTGGTGATAGTAAGAAAAACCTAGGACGATTTGCTGTTTGTGATGATGATCGTGATACTAGTAAGAGAATCTTAAGGCGATCTTCTTCCCATGATGATGAACGTGATACAAGTAAGGGAAAGTCCAGACAATTTACTGCTAGTGTTGAGGTTCGTGATAATattaataaaaaccctaatcgcCTTCCTGCTCGTGATGATGATCATGGTAGTAATAAGAAGAACTCTGGACGATGTATTGCTCATGATGATGGTCATGACAGTAATAAAAAGTTCAAGAAAGCAGTGATTGGAGATGATAATAATCTGGCCAGTGAAGAGGAAAAACTTATGGAAACAGACGGGGAAGAGGCTCCACTAGTCAACTATAAACGGCGCAGTGAAACTGGAAAGGGGCAACAGGGAAGTGGGTTGAGAGGATGTGTTAAGGGTTTTGACTCAGAAGTTGTCCCTGGCAAGAAAAGGAAACTGGTGAGACCGTCATTTGGTTCTGTTGCtggtggagaaggaaatggatgcAGAAAAGATGAGTTAGCTCAAGATTTTGGTTGGAAGAGCGTTGGCAAGAGTGGCAGAGAACTGAAAGGGTCAACTTCCAAGGATGTTGGAACAGGATTGTCCCAAGAAGTGGTTTCTACAGACTGCTTGTTGGAAAGTAGGTTAGATCACGATGTGCGAAGTAATAATGGAGATTACAGAGAATGCTCAAACTTAACAGAACAAGAGGTTGGTGATGCTTTGATCAAAACAGCAAGTGAAGGAAAAACAGTTGACTTCTGTCCTAGATCTATATCATCCAATGATGGTATGCAAGGGGAAGGGCAGTGTGAAGAAGCCGTTGCCGAAGAGTGTTTGTTGACTGTGCAAACTCCATTCCAAGTAGCCCTAGTTCGTGCTGAGGGGCAGAATGAAACAGACGAAGGCAGCTCCCATGAAGCACTGCAAGGTCCTGTTGTTGGTTCTGTTAAAACTGAGAGTAAAGGAAGCCCTAAAGGTTTTTCTCTTGAGTCCAGTGGTGTCGGGTGCTACAAAGAAGAGGATCCTGTCCCAAAGCTTGGTTCTAGAGACTGCTGTTCGAACATGGAAGTGGTAACAAAAGATGTTGTGCTCAGTGctgtgggtcttcaaaaaatGGTTGAAGAAAACGTGATAACAGTAGTGCAGGAGCACTGTCCTTCTGAAAGTGAAAGCAAAAGTAGCATGTTAAATTGCTCTCTTGCCACCAATGCTGTTGAGGATCTTAAAGAGGTTGGTTCTAGAGACTGCTGTTCGAATATGGAAGGGGTAACAAAAGATGTTGCGTCCAGTGCTGCCGTGGGTCTTAAAAAAATGGTTGAAGAAAACATGATAACAGCAGTGCAGGAGCACGGTCCTTCCGAAAGTGAAAGCAATAGTAACATGTTAAATTGCTCTCTTGCCACCAATGCTGTTGAGGATCTTAAAGAGGGAAAATCACAAGTACATGTTGCTAGTGACCACAAGCCAAAAGCGCAATGGTCATTTCAGGATGGCGTGGTTAGTACAGAAGGCTTCAAGCAAACAGCTATGGAAGTTTCAAGTAAAGCACGGCCAAAGCTTACTGATGGTTGTTTTGGACCTCAAGGTAAAGGACGTGAAGTTGATTTGGCTATTGAACCAAACACCGGTGAGAGTCACAAAGGGAAAGCGCTGTCCGAAGGACTCATTGCTGAAAACCTCTTATTGAACAGGCAAGGGTTATCTCAAGATACCATGGAAAATTGTGATATATCTCTGCAACAAACAACTAAAAGAGGCTTAAATATTGCAGCTGAAGAGTTTAGTGGTGATTCTTCTGAAAGTGAGCCCAAAGGGAAAAAAGTTAAAATATATATCAAAAGTACTGGTGAGACTCTGCAAAAGGAGGAACCGTCTCAAGAACCTGACGCAAGGGACTCATTGCAACAGTTGGCTGAAGAACCTCCCTTTTGTATTGAGGCTGACAAAGTGAATTCTGAAAAAGCTGATGCTATAACTGATGATTCTCTAACATGTGATGGCAGAGAAATTTCTGTAGAATTTAAGTCAAGTAAGCCTGAATTCCATAGTGGAAAAATTGATAGCAAGAGATTGCTCCACAGCATTCCCTCATCACTTGTCAAGGATGAAACTACTGCCAAGATGGTTGATGAGGATTATGGATGTGAACGCGAATGTAAGCCAAAAGTATCATCTGTAACCATGCAGTCTGAATCCGAACAAAGACCATTGAGGAGGGTTAAGAAGGTTCTTAAAAGGGTTAAGAAAGGAACTAGTAATCCATCTGCATAGAAAGTATTCTATGCTAGTGAAAAAGCAGGCACCTCATAGAATCCATAGACATCTTTACGTGCTGAATTTTTGAGCAAGTGGTTACGCAATTTCCAGTTTTTTGTGATCAAAGCAGCTTAAGTTTCCAGACACCTGTGCAAGTAAGATAAAGAGCGGCTTCAGCAGAAGAAAACCTCCTTGGTGGTCAATTTTTTTGTGGAGCATGTCAGAAAAGATTTTCTTGCAGTCCCTGCTAAGCAAGCTTTGTGGAGAACGTTGGGGAATAATCTTTTACAGGATCCTTATCTGACAACGCAGCTGCTAACAATGCCAATGCTCTCTATCACCTGGAAGGGATTTCTGTCACCTATTTCAGGGTTTCATTTTGTTGCTAGAAACCTTCTGTTGCAGGTTCGAGGCTTTGATAAACTGGTGTGCCCAGCCTTTTGTTTATCTTGATTGTTAGGTATCAGCCCCCTGGCATGATGGAGCTGTAAATTCTTGTATAGGCGTAGAAACTCTAgacttttaggttttttttttttttttttttttttttttttttttttttNNNNNNNNNNNNNNNNNNNNNNNNNNNNNNNNNNNNNNNNNNNNNNNNNNNNNNNNNNNNNNNNNNNNNNNNNNNNNNNNNNNNNNNNNNNNNNNNNNNNNNNNNNNNNNNNNNNNNNNNNNNNNNNNNNNNNNNNNNNNNNNNNNNNNNNNNNNNNNNNNNNNNNNNNNNNNNNNNNNNNNNNNNNNNNNNNNNNNNNNNNNNNNNNNNNNNNNNNNNNNNNNNNNNNNNNNNGGTGGTGGTTTAGGGGGTATGAGATCTGTTAGGATATGTTTTTACATCTCTCCTGCTGCCCATGTAGTCCGACACTCCCTCTCTTCAGTTTTTAACTTTTCGTTTGTTTTCTTTATGTGCTCTACGTTTTTCTTTATGCAATCTTGGCTattattctcttggacttgttTCCCATTGGTGTCGTAACAAGGTGTTCTTATTaactagtttttatttttttttctcccgAAAGATGATCGAGTAGACGGGAATTAAAACTAAAAAACGGCATTGACATAAAATTGAATGAGCGAGCATAACGAACAACACAAAGTAGTACCAGTACTAGTGGTGGTACTTGCAACGAGTGAGGTGATGTCGGGATGAGCAAGAGAAGATAATGTAGGTTGGTCACGGCAAATACGAACACATTTCCCCTCTATAATAACACTAATTTCTGGCATTCAGACTATTGTGACTTCGACGTATTAGTAATCTTCAGCAAATTAAGTTGGGGAAAATAAATGAAGAAACATAGTAGAGCTACATGAAAATAGCAATTTCAAAGTCTTTACTGCAATACAGATTTTTTTAGATACAAACTTGAACCCCAGACAACAATTGTATACAGGTATAGGGAATGACTAAAAACAAATTCCCAGACCAACTTCAGGACCTTAAACTCATCACTCCCACACTAACAACAAGCTTTTCATTGCTGTGCAAAAATCAACAacagaaaccaaaaaaaataggGCCAAGAATACTAAACACCAAGCTTATTAGTAACGTTTTCCAAGAAAAATGCCAAGGAAAACAGAGAGAATAGCAACACCGAAGATGAACTGAAGAGTCAGAGCTGGAGAGATTTCATGTTTAGAATGTGTTGAAGCAGACTCAGTTTGAGCAGCAGTAGTAGATAATGTTGCTTCTGATTTCTTCTTGCTTTTTCGTTTTGATAGAGACGAGGAGACCGCCGATGATGAATCAAATAGGTCTCTTGATTTCACCTCTATCCCGTCTTTTGACTCAATTTTTCCTTCCTTACTCTGTAGTCAATAGTCATTTCAGTACAAATGTAATACACGTTTCAAAATAATACTGTCATCTCAGATTAAGATCCATTAGTTATAGTCTTTGCAAATAAACGTATTAATAGTTTACCTTATCTTTGGAGATTGTCTCTGCCAACTTCAGTTTGTTCTCAAGTTCTTCAATTTTCTTCTCTAGGTCAGGAATCCGGATGGATTTTTTCTTCAGATTATCCAATTCCACATAGACTCCTTCATGTTTCTTTATCGCTTCATCCTGCTAGATTAAGCACATAACTGGACTATTATTCTGGGAAATAAAAGGTTACCTTAGAAATTTAATACAGAGATGCAAGGGATATACTATGTTTGATGAAGTTACTGCCAACGCAGTTTTATGTTAAAACTTGCGTGTATTTGTACCTGCTGGTGGTTGCTTACAATCCGTGTCAATGAATTACTAAGTTTCGTGAACAGCTATAAATACAAAACTGACCTTTTCTAGAGATTTCGTATCAGCAAGTTGTAGTTTCTGCTCTAGTTCTTCAATTTGTTTCTCCAGAAGTCCAACTTGTTGATGCTTGTCTTCAAGAACTTCAAGTGTGCTTTTCACAGAAGATTCTCTTTCAAACTCTAATTTTGTGTGTGATTCTTTCTGCTcaattataatttcggatcaATTAGTCAATAGTCCAAAATTGCTCAATTTTCTCGGAGGACATCATGACAAACTGATTGCTTAATAATTCTACTTTCAGTAACATTTAGCGGTTAGATATTAAGCTTCTCTAATTAGTTTTAATCCTAAATAAGAACATTAACTAATATTTACTGTTTGTAATTATGAAGAGGCTGGTCTGGTAATATACTCAAAACTGTTAAGCATTGTGAGTTAGCATTTTAGCAACTACTAATATGCTCAGAAGACTGTATATAATTTGCACCAGTTACCTGTTCTGCAATGGTGGAATGAGCAACATGTAGTTCTTCTTGAAGCTGCATTACTTTCTCATGCAAAATATCTCTATCCCGGAGCTTGTGCACATGCTCCTCCAATTTGGTTGTAAGTTCTGCCTCTTTTTCAGCTGCCGCCATATGAACATTTCCAACCTACACCCAATTAAGTTTGTCTTTATCGTAATTCATCAACTATATGCAAATTTATGATGCTTTTACTAATTTGAATAGACCATTGCTACCTCTTCTTTTAGACGATTCTCAGCCGATGTCAATTGCTGCTCGAGTTCCACCACGCGAGCAAGCAACACAGTCATCTCAGAGAGCTCAATCTTGAGATTTTCCACCTCAAGCTTTAGAGTGTGCTCTGTTGCCTTCTGTTCATTCAGCTGTCCTTCCATTTGGGCTATGACTGCTCCAAGTTCCTTTCTTGTATTTTCATATGTTTCATGGATCATATTGTTTTCTTTCATAACTGAAGCTATCTGCAACATAAATAAATAATACTTACATTATTTATCAAGAAAAACCCAAGAGAAGCAGACATTACGAGTTATCACTCAAAAGAAGAGACGTGATTTCGAGGTGCATCAAACCTGAGATTGTAGCTCTTCTGCTTGAGTTGCCAATTCTTGGGTCaaatcttcaattttcttcttcGAAGAGTTAagttcttctactgcttcatgtTTCTCTACCACAGTCACGGAGAATTTGGTATGCACGTCGTTCATTTTGCTCTCATATTCAGCGAGGTCTTGCATCTGCTTAAAATTTTTCTCAGCTAACCCTTCACACTCCTTCTCGAATTCAGCACATCGGGTTTGTAATTCGGCAGTGCTGCTTTCCATTGATTTGAATTTCAATAGAGCCTCGTCAAGTTGTACCTTTAGACTTTCAGCAACAGCAGATGATTCACCAGCTTGTTCTTCATGGACTCTTACTCGGATATCAATCTCGTTCAGCTTCTCCTTCAACTCCGTAATTTCTGAATCTTTCTCTATGATTCTCTGAAGAGCCTCTTGTAACTGCGTCTCAAATTCCTTGGCACGTGATTCAGTTGCTGAGTGTAGTTCAAAGGATCTAGAGTGCTGGTCTGTTAATTCAGCGACCGTATTAATGTGAGAAGCCAACTTTTGAGATGTGGCTTCCTTCTCAGCATGAGCTGAGTGTAGCTTTTCTGCTTGAGTTGCCAATTCTTGGGTCAAATCTTCAATTTTCGTCTTCAAAGAGTTAagttcttctactgcttcattttTATCTACCACAGTCGCAGACACTTTGTTATGCAGGTCGCTCATTTTTCCCTCATATTCGGCGAGTTCTTGCGTCTGCTTAAAATTTTTCTCAGCTAACGCTTCACACTCCTTTTCGAATTCAGCACATCGGGTTTGCAACTCTCCAGTGCTACTTTCCATTGATTTGAATTTCGAAAGAGCCTCTTCTAGTTGCGCCTTTAGACTTTCAGCAACAGCAGATGATTCATTAGCTTGTTCTTCATGGACTCTTACTCGGATATCAAACTCGTTCAGCTTCTCCTTCAACTCCTTAACTTCCGAATCTTTCTCTGTGATTCTCCCAAGAGCCTCTTGTAACTGCGTCTCAACTTCCTTGGCCCGTGATTCAGTTGCTGAGTGTAGTTCAAAGGATCTAGTGTGCTGGTCTGTTAATTCAGCAACTGTATTAATGTGAGAAGCCAACTTTTGAGATGTGGCCTCCTTCTCAGCATGAGCTGAGTGTAGCAATTCCTCAAGCTCGTTAACTTTGTTTTTAAGTTGCAGGTTTGTCCCAGCTAATAGTTCATTTTCCGACAGAGACTGATCAAATTTCTCTTCTGCTTCCAGGATCTTGCTACGGAGTTCTTCAATGGTGCTTTCAAGAGAAATCGATTTCATTGAACTGTCATCCAATTCGGCCTTAAGAGATGCTGATCTTTCTGCTGTCTCAGCTGCCTCGTCTTCGAAAAACTTCTTTTGTTCTTCAAGAATCTTAATTTTCTCACACAAGGATTTAGCTTCTGAATCCCTTTCTGCAACACTTTTCAGTGCTTCTAGAAGCTTTAGCTCTGAATCTTTGGTCAGAGATTCTACCAGCAATTCCAGCTCTGAGTTTCTAGTGGTAGTTTGCACTAGTACTCTTGACTGTTCTTCTAACTGCGCCTCAGTAGATTTAAGCTTCTCCACGATCTCAGACTCTTTAATTCCAGAGGTCTTGAGATCATTTTCGACGCTCTCCAATTTTTCATGGGCCAATTTTAATTGGTCTTGCAATAGTTCTAGCAGATTTTCGGTTTCTAAGAGCTTCTTGCTTGAACTATTAGAGGAATCCTCCAatgttttcctttcttctttgatCACATTCAAGCAGTCAGtcaattctctctctttttcatTTGCCGTTTGCAGAGCAACGTCAAGACTTCTCGACTTAGTCTGGAATATCTCTAGTTCTTCTGAAAGTTCAGATATTTTTTCCATCAATGTCTTACATTCTGCTTCTTTTTCAATACATTTTGTGTCTAAAGTTTTTATCTGATCTTCTAATTCCTGGATCCTGTACTTTTCTGCCTCTAGTAGAATTTCCAATTCACCCACCCTTTTGACGGCATCCCCGGCTTTAGAATGAGATACCTGCATCAAGTCTTCCAGTTCAAGGCTGCGCTGTTGGGTCAAATTGGCTCGACCCTCATGTTCTGCACATTTCACAGAGAACTCACTTAACTCCTTCTGGAGCTCAGAATTTTTCAGAGATGACTGATCCACAGAAGATTTCAATTCGGCTACCTtctcttcaaaatcttgaatttTACTCTCTAGCTGAAATTTTTCTTCCTGGGCTCCTCTGAGTGTGGCATCAGTATCAGCTATTTTTTCAGATAATAAGTTGAGTTCTCTTTCAGCATTTTCTAGTTTTAGCTCCATCTGGTTTTTCTTCTGCTCAAGCTCCACGTTCTTTTGTTCGGAAGAAATCAGCTTTGTCTCAATCTCTCTAAGTTGTGATTTCGCTTCTTCTACTTCTGCATTTGAAGCTCGCAAAATATCCTCAAGTTCAACGTTCTTTTGTGTTGCGCTAGCAGCGACAACTCCTGATTCTTGATGCAGATCTTCTACAGATTTCAATTTCTTCTCAAGCTCCTCAGTATTTGTCAAAGCTTGAGTAAGAAGTGTATCGGCCTTGCTGAAATTTTCATCTGAGACCTTCAACTTTGACTCCAGATCACTAGATAACTCCTTTAATTGAAAAACATTACCATTAAGATCCACAACCACTGCTTCTAGATCTTCTTTCTGTGTGATTATTCTGGCCAGTTCCTCTTGAACAGTTGAGACGCGTTCTTCCTCAATCTTGACTCTTTCTTCCACCAGCTTTTTTGTTGTCACCTCTTCCTGCAGTTTGACCGTAACTTCTTCCAACTCGGCAACCTTTGACTGAAGATCTTGTTTGGCCTGAGAGAATAAATTTTCAAgggcaacaatatctttgttcAGTTCATCTACCACAGCTTCCTTGGATTGAAGCTTGTGCTCCAAATTTAGAGCTTGAGATTTGGAAACCTCTAATGCCCCTTGAACTGTGGAAAGCTCCTCTGAAGTACTCCTAAGTGCTTCTTCTACTTTTTGGTTTTCAGCAATCTTCTCATAAAGGTCCTTGAGTTCTTGCTGCAGATAAGCCATCTGATCTTCCATTTCTTTTGC includes the following:
- the LOC113290031 gene encoding uncharacterized protein LOC113290031 isoform X2; translated protein: MRKCGKSGLGTVSVSGNGRRVVTTDRAGTEEGRDNASVRMNTTGYRMSPRPNRISHRLGSSEKHFPRRDDRDNQLMDASYNGAYMSEDPRYHRLGSSEKHFPRRDDCDNQLMNASYNGAYISEDPRYHFGNSSSLSVDNRTTPAHEHTSHSKTLPDSFYPDCRSQLIPATHLEPVSSVAPDSSYAGYGSQLIPTSHLEPESSIVPTVRFHNPNAIIDNPQDYIPLKSDVRIPEYGYHGNQDSASSNFEMYPDHLIPDNSVSRMPGLRNEIFERENTFSLSFGLASGTGASPVHHHGCVGEGLRYWKMDTSTALPLEINDNPTPQLDYYSRESQKLDPGESLRYDYSTEDIKDYRTHVSLRSDTHKSRRSVFSRLNKVKGSITKNQHSKGNTESDMTVEQLMGELHYQNRTRKEMGNSGQSVARDDTNRNFKRHIALDVDNRNTKWHTARNDDLGCSKKNLRGSVDHGNDDLGDSKKNLGRFAVCDDDRDTSKRILRRSSSHDDERDTSKGKSRQFTASVEVRDNINKNPNRLPARDDDHGSNKKNSGRCIAHDDGHDSNKKFKKAVIGDDNNLASEEEKLMETDGEEAPLVNYKRRSETGKGQQGSGLRGCVKGFDSEVVPGKKRKLVRPSFGSVAGGEGNGCRKDELAQDFGWKSVGKSGRELKGSTSKDVGTGLSQEVVSTDCLLESRLDHDVRSNNGDYRECSNLTEQEVGDALIKTASEGKTVDFCPRSISSNDGMQGEGQCEEAVAEECLLTVQTPFQVALVRAEGQNETDEGSSHEALQGPVVGSVKTESKGSPKGFSLESSGVGCYKEEDPVPKLGSRDCCSNMEVVTKDVVLSAVGLQKMVEENVITVVQEHCPSESESKSSMLNCSLATNAVEDLKEVGSRDCCSNMEGVTKDVASSAAVGLKKMVEENMITAVQEHGPSESESNSNMLNCSLATNAVEDLKEGKSQVHVASDHKPKAQWSFQDGVVSTEGFKQTAMEVSSKARPKLTDGCFGPQGKGREVDLAIEPNTGESHKGKALSEGLIAENLLLNRQGLSQDTMENCDISLQQTTKRGLNIAAEEFSGDSSESEPKGKKVKIYIKSTGETLQKEEPSQEPDARDSLQQLAEEPPFCIEADKVNSEKADAITDDSLTCDGREISVEFKSSKPEFHSGKIDSKRLLHSIPSSLVKDETTAKMVDEDYGCERECKPKVSSVTMQSESEQRPLRRVKKVLKRVKKGTSNPSA
- the LOC113290031 gene encoding uncharacterized protein LOC113290031 isoform X1, translated to MDVKGDQEKSHSRGGPPIFGAIFMCNRRTKQECFERCLFGLPSSQAYFVNKIKYGTVLFLFEYEERKLYGVFRANSDGAMNIKPNAFKSSGKQFPAQVSFRSQWKCHPVSESEFRDAVKDNYYTKEKFGFGLSEDQVHKLLLLFSTRIKDSSLRSKSLTTSTEAMRKCGKSGLGTVSVSGNGRRVVTTDRAGTEEGRDNASVRMNTTGYRMSPRPNRISHRLGSSEKHFPRRDDRDNQLMDASYNGAYMSEDPRYHRLGSSEKHFPRRDDCDNQLMNASYNGAYISEDPRYHFGNSSSLSVDNRTTPAHEHTSHSKTLPDSFYPDCRSQLIPATHLEPVSSVAPDSSYAGYGSQLIPTSHLEPESSIVPTVRFHNPNAIIDNPQDYIPLKSDVRIPEYGYHGNQDSASSNFEMYPDHLIPDNSVSRMPGLRNEIFERENTFSLSFGLASGTGASPVHHHGCVGEGLRYWKMDTSTALPLEINDNPTPQLDYYSRESQKLDPGESLRYDYSTEDIKDYRTHVSLRSDTHKSRRSVFSRLNKVKGSITKNQHSKGNTESDMTVEQLMGELHYQNRTRKEMGNSGQSVARDDTNRNFKRHIALDVDNRNTKWHTARNDDLGCSKKNLRGSVDHGNDDLGDSKKNLGRFAVCDDDRDTSKRILRRSSSHDDERDTSKGKSRQFTASVEVRDNINKNPNRLPARDDDHGSNKKNSGRCIAHDDGHDSNKKFKKAVIGDDNNLASEEEKLMETDGEEAPLVNYKRRSETGKGQQGSGLRGCVKGFDSEVVPGKKRKLVRPSFGSVAGGEGNGCRKDELAQDFGWKSVGKSGRELKGSTSKDVGTGLSQEVVSTDCLLESRLDHDVRSNNGDYRECSNLTEQEVGDALIKTASEGKTVDFCPRSISSNDGMQGEGQCEEAVAEECLLTVQTPFQVALVRAEGQNETDEGSSHEALQGPVVGSVKTESKGSPKGFSLESSGVGCYKEEDPVPKLGSRDCCSNMEVVTKDVVLSAVGLQKMVEENVITVVQEHCPSESESKSSMLNCSLATNAVEDLKEVGSRDCCSNMEGVTKDVASSAAVGLKKMVEENMITAVQEHGPSESESNSNMLNCSLATNAVEDLKEGKSQVHVASDHKPKAQWSFQDGVVSTEGFKQTAMEVSSKARPKLTDGCFGPQGKGREVDLAIEPNTGESHKGKALSEGLIAENLLLNRQGLSQDTMENCDISLQQTTKRGLNIAAEEFSGDSSESEPKGKKVKIYIKSTGETLQKEEPSQEPDARDSLQQLAEEPPFCIEADKVNSEKADAITDDSLTCDGREISVEFKSSKPEFHSGKIDSKRLLHSIPSSLVKDETTAKMVDEDYGCERECKPKVSSVTMQSESEQRPLRRVKKVLKRVKKGTSNPSA